The genomic region AGGTAGTGACGGACTTGTAAAATGCCGGAACCAGCTAAATCAGCTCCTGCTCCCAAGAAGGGCTCTAAGAAAGCGGTCACTAAGACGCAGAAGAAAGGCGACAAGAAACGTAGAAAGACTAGGAAGGAGAGCTACTCGATCTACGTGTACAAGGTGCTGAAGCAGGTGCACCCCGACACGGGCATCTCGTCCAAGGCCATGGGCATCATGAACTCCTTCGTCAACGACATCTTCGAGCGCATCGCGGGCGAGGCCTCGCGCCTGGCGCACTACAACAAGCGCTCCACCATCACCTCGCGGGAGATCCAGACGGCCgtgcggctgctgctgcccggcGAGCTGGCCAAGCACGCCGTCTCCGAGGGCACCAAGGCTGTCACCAAGTACACCAGCTCCAAGTAAATATTTGTTTGAAAGATCGTCTAAACCAAAGGCTCTTTTAAGAGCCACCCACATATTCAGTAAAAGAGTCGTTCACACTGATTGATTTCGGTGAGTGGTACTCATATTTAGCATTATTTTAGTTCTTAGATTCGGACATGTGATTTAATAGTAGAGAAAAGTCTGTCATGTTAAAGCACTGGGAATGATTTCGGTTGTCTTGTATATGCCCTACGCCGACTGCTCATCGGGTAGGTCTATAAAAAAAATGTCAAGCACCTAATCAAATTCTAAAGCTACTAAAGCTTTCCTTACTCAAAAAATAGAGCTGAGATAATTACTCTAAAATGAGGAAGTACAGGGAAATATGTCGGTAGTGTTtagggttccccccccccccgccattcCGATATGAAataaagcaggtttttttatcAATAAGCCTTATTCCAATACAGTCATACCTTTTCTAATAAAATGTCCCCGTCCCCTTTAAACATTTGCTGTTGTTCTCAAACGACTTGGCTGCATGCCAGAGCAGCTTGTTTACTCAGAGAGCTCCATAGGGATTAGTCCCTATACGCGTGATACTTGAAAGACAATGTTTCACGAATTTTATCACGCCATGCacagcagaaatgaaatggtataaaaaaagtataatttcaTTAGTCCCAGAGATTTCATGTGGTGTCGTTTTTTGTCATCTGTCTTTGATGGAGAATAAGTGCGGGAGAATAAAGTGGTTCCTCATACATCCTAAATAGCAAAGTAATAGgaaaatagaagtaaaaaataagggatgctttaaaaaaaaaaaaaagtgaaggcGAGGGCTTTATCGAACTTCAGGTGGCGCAGGACGTGCAGGgaaggctctttttttttttttttttccccctccaaaaaaGCCTTTTGTCAGGGGGCTGAAATCCTGGCTTCCCGGGATAGAGGCGGCGATAAAAGCGTCTGTGGCGGGGCCAAAGTAAAAACTCTGCATCTGCTGATATGTTACCGCTGTGGCGGAGCGCGAAGCTGCTGCCCGCCCCGCTCGGCGGGGCAGAGATGAGCGGTAAGAGAAGCGAGAGCGCCGCCGCCTCCAGCGAGGGAGGGGATTGCGGAGCGGGAAGTGGCTGTTACCGCCCCCTCCCAGCCGGACGGCGGGCTTTTCAAAACCTCCCTGTTGTCCAATGGAATTTGCGCCTTCCCGCTAGCCAATCACAGGGCGGTGATGGCTATAAATATCAGGCCCCGCAGCTCCTTTCTGCATACATACTCACTGTTCACTGTTCATTAGCAGTTCAGGGGAAGATGGCGCGTACGAAGCAGACGGCGCGTAAGTCGACGGGCGGGAAGGCGCCCCGCAAGCAGCTGGCCACCAAGGCGGCCCGCAAGAGCGCGCCGGCCACGGGCGGCGTGAAGAAGCCGCACCGCTACCGGCCCGGCACGGTGGCGCTGCGCGAGATCCGGCGCTACCAGAAGTCGACGGAGCTGCTGATCCGCAAGCTGCCCTTCCAGCGGCTGGTGCGCGAGATCGCGCAGGACTTCAAGACCGACCTGCGCTTCCAGAGCTCGGCCGTGATGGCGCTGCAGGAGGCGAGCGAGGCCTACCTGGTGGGGCTCTTCGAGGACACCAACCTCTGCGCCATCCACGCCAAGCGCGTCACCATCATGCCCAAGGACATCCAGCTGGCCCGACGCATCCGCGGCGAGCGTGCTTAAGCTTTTAGGAAACGGATCTTTCAAACTATCGAAAACCCAAAGGCTCTTTTAAGAGCCACCACATGGCCACTAAAGAGGGCTGTAAACTTAGTCTTGTGTAGGAAGTGATGTTTCTTGGTGCTTTTCGGGTAGCTTTACAGTGATCAAGAGCCTGTATCTTGTAGAATAAGTACTAATCAGAATGTGTAAGTCATGTTTCAAAGCGGTTGAAACGGGTCCAGACCGTAGCAAAACAGTATGGGGTGGTAAATTCCTGTTGAGGCGATTATGTCAGGAAATTAATCTCTGTTTAGTGTGAAAATTCCTTTCTATACCTTTTTTCTAGGGACTTACTTTTTAGTTGTTAGGGAAAAGGTTGTAATCGTGGGCCTTCCTTTTCTGAAGGAGAAGATATCTAGTTCTCAAAgatttttatatacttttttctttttagctgtgTGTCTTAATAGCGTTTGTAGAAACTCATTGAATTCGTAAAGGTGACTACAGGACTCGGCGTTCTCGATTGCAGAAGATGTATTCAGAGGTAAGTATCTGACAAATGCctcttgctgtgctgcttttacTTTTAAGTTCTTATAACAAGGTAACAACATCACGGTTTATTTTCCCGacagaaataatgttttcctttccaaacacctcttcttttttctttttcggggggtggggggtggggggcgtGCGTTTTCTTTCTGAAGGCGCAAGAAATCCTTTCCTGCCCTTCCGGGAAAGTCGCTCGATCGGTAGTTTTCTTAGTGCCTTATCACTCGTGGTCTGATTGTCCCTGCCGTGAGCGACGTCCCCCGGGTATTCTCAGCACTTCTCAAGCTCTTCTCGTTTATTCCTGAGATAAATGCTGTATTTCCAGAGAGAGCTGAGGGTAGGGTGGTGGCAAGGGTAATTTCTGcaactttttgttttcagaagaggTATGTTTTCTGCTGGTGTCTTCTCTGGGACACACTCGTGGCATCCTTGATGGTTTTGGGAATTCTGTCTGAATTGTTAGAGACGACCATTTGGATAAATTTTCTCCATCTGTGTAAGGCTCCCGGAGACGTTTGCTGAACTGAGCACAGAGAAAGTGTTTTCCAAGGAATATTAGTGCTTAAAAACTTGACATCGAGTCCAGAATTACTGTTAAATGGAGTTTTCCCTATTCGTTGTATTcgatgattatttttttgtgaacttACCTGGAGAGAACGGGGTTTCTCCCTGACTGTAAGTTCAACTGCACAGCCCCTTGCCCTCCTACTCAATAGATCTGTAGTTGGTGCCTGAAAAATGTAGATTTCCAAAATGATTTCTGACTTTCTGTCacctttcaatttatttttcttatactGCAGCCGTTTTATGTAATTTGGGGAGCTTGCTGTTCTATTGAAGTATTGGAAATGaagtctttttggttttttcaatGCTACAAATGAGTAGCTGTGCCTTTAAGAAGCGGTTGGACTGAGTTGAATACAGCCTTCATTTAAACTTAGAAACAAGGAGCCATGGAGAATTGCTTAGAGGAGATATTTCTTTTGGAAACCCTAAAACCGCAAGactcttgtttttctgtaactGCTGATACGCTTCATCTTAGGAAATCTTCCTTTCTGTGTGAGGAGCTCGGACTCTGCAGCAAAATCCGACCAATCAACTGCCTCGACacaccattttctttcccttgtttttctctgtttcagccATTTTCTGTTACTTAACCTCGGAGGGGTaaaaagaagggggagaagGTACCGGGAATAGTACTTTGGGAATTAAGATAGTCTGTGTGATTtactcccccccgccccttgtTCATTGACATAGTATTTGTGGttttcagaacagatttttttttttggtagataATTACCAGTGTTGATTGCAGAAATTAGTCTCAGTGAAAGCAAACTCATTTGCTGTTATTGTCTGTGATATCCAAAGATCTATTCGGTTATCAAACCTGTCTCTGTATACGTAtgataaaattattaataattagcTCAAGTAAAATAGCtggttttaatatttcatatagTGGCTATTTAATATCTTATATAAGCCAAGGGTCAGAATACTTACATTTTGGCAGAAGTTTGGCTCAAAAATGGTGCTTCTTTTCATGTTCAAGAAATAAATGATTTTTGAGGATTGAAAAAGGGATACAGTTTTTATTGGTCTTAATCGctataatttttcttccagactttTGAAGACCTTGGACTCTtgataaatacagtatttcctGGACTCATTCTCAGAGTTACATGCTTGAATCATAAAAAGCACTAACACTCCATCAGCTGAGAAGGAAACAGATGTGTAGCTTTTTTGCAGGAAGGGTGAGCTCATATGAATTCTAAATTATAATGTCAGAGTCTGAATTAGTTTTGAGGTAAAATACATTATGAAAGGACACTGATAATAACCTATCATATTTTGTCCTAGTGGACCAGGGTAGCAATTAGGAAGAATTCACTGTGTGGATTTTGAAGTCTGTAACAGATGCAGATGGTTGTAATAGCGATGGGGGGAACAGTGGTAGACTGATTGTTAGCGTATACAGTGGCTTTACTCTTTCTTCCTTAAACAAGTGATAAATCCTACCTGAATCCTATCTATCAGTTTGCATATGGTGTTGAATCGCTTAACTATAAAAGGGCAACAACAACATGtaggttgggggggggggggaagttcATAAGGTATGAATAAGAAGTTATATCAAGAGTATTTAAGTTGCGTTTTTTGAGCAAAGTTAAACTACACAAGGAATTGAAAGACATCTTGCACTTCCTATAAAACTAAGAGAAGAACCAATTATCATTAAGTCTGATACGAAATAGATCCTAGAAGGTATTTgctaaaacaaaacccaaacacatcacgatttagaaataaaactgaatttgccATAGACAGTTTATTTGATGTAGCATTTCTTTAGTCTAAGACACACACAGATGACTTAGTGCAAGATTTCCTAACTCAAAGTGAGAGTAGAAGTGGAGGTTCCTCTGGTATCATCAAGGTCTGgcagcatttctgtgcttttttcagGAGAGCCTGAGCTAATGATAGCTGCCAGGTAGGAGCTGGCTGTGTGCAAGACTGGTGTGCTGACTAGCTGAGGCTTGCAGACTGCTGGTCCTTTGCCCTGTGTGGCTGTTGGTAATCATGTCAGGTGCTTTTGCAGGTGACTTTAGATGCTCAGTGAGATATTTGG from Gavia stellata isolate bGavSte3 chromosome 4, bGavSte3.hap2, whole genome shotgun sequence harbors:
- the LOC104256975 gene encoding histone H2B 8 encodes the protein MPEPAKSAPAPKKGSKKAVTKTQKKGDKKRRKTRKESYSIYVYKVLKQVHPDTGISSKAMGIMNSFVNDIFERIAGEASRLAHYNKRSTITSREIQTAVRLLLPGELAKHAVSEGTKAVTKYTSSK